The following are encoded together in the Glycine max cultivar Williams 82 chromosome 8, Glycine_max_v4.0, whole genome shotgun sequence genome:
- the LOC100808855 gene encoding RCC1 domain-containing protein RUG3, mitochondrial isoform X2 yields MVMPLLRHRLATLTHRLRHSSAAAATPKPPILYTADTTADATATLQVLSWGKGASGQLGGGVEETRLYPSPVANLAVPKSSFALSQTPGRRRLLPSPPKRALEVGLSCGLFHSSLIVDGALWIWGKGDGGRLGFGHENPLFVPTLNPHLDNLLSVALGGLHSVALTSDGEVFTWGYGGFGALGHSVYHRELFPRLVKGSWEGTIKHIATSGTHTAAITESGELYIWGRDEGDGRLGLGPGRGPDHAGGLSIPSKVKELPYPIAAVSCGGFFTMALTVDGQLWNWGANSNYELGRGDKIGGWKPRPVPSLENVKIIQLASGGYHSLALTDDGKVLSWGHGGQGQLGHGSIQNQKIPAVVEALAHENIIYISCGGSSSAAVTGYRLSPESDISDIMESCTCGEMLMILNWEFLGYHRFNHALLKSTF; encoded by the exons ATGGTGATGCCACTCCTCCGCCACCGCCTAGCCACTCTCACTCACCGCTTACGCCACTcctccgccgccgccgccaccCCGAAACCCCCCATCCTCTACACCGCCGACACAACCGCCGACGCCACCGCCACCCTCCAAGTCCTCTCGTGGGGCAAAGGCGCCTCCGGCCAGCTCGGCGGAGGCGTCGAGGAGACCCGCCTCTACCCTTCTCCGGTTGCCAACCTCGCCGTCCCCAAATCCTCCTTCGCCCTCTCCCAAACCCCTGGCCGCCGCCGCCTCCTCCCAAGCCCACCGAAGCGGGCCCTTGAAGTGGGCCTCTCTTGTGGGCTTTTCCACTCCTCCCTGATCGTCGATGGGGCCCTCTGGATTTGGGGCAAAGGCGACGGCGGAAGATTGGGCTTCGGCCACGAAAACCCCTTGTTCGTTCCCACACTGAACCCTCACCTCGATAACCTCCTCTCCGTCGCACTCGGCGGCTTGCATTCCGTCGCGCTTACCTCGGACGGCGAGGTCTTTACGTG GGGTTATGGTGGTTTTGGTGCACTTGGGCACTCAGTATATCATAGAGAGCTATTTCCTAGGTTGGTAAAAGGCTCCTGGGAGGGAACTATAAAACACATTGCTACCAGTGGAACACATACTGCAGCAATCACAGAATCAG GGGAGCTTTATATCTGGGGTCGAGATGAAGGGGATGGCCGATTGGGCCTTGGTCCTGGTCGGGGCCCAGATCATGCAGGTGGACTTAGTATCCCTTCCAAAGTAAAAGAGTTACCTTACCCTATTGCTGCTGTATCCTGTGGGGGATTTTTCACAATGGCATTGACAGTGGATGGACAATTATGGAACTGGGGAG CCAATTCCAACTATGAACTTGGGAGAGGTGATAAGATTGGTGGTTGGAAACCAAGACCAGTACCCAGCCTTgagaatgttaaaataattcaattagcAAGTGGTGGATATCACTCCCTTGCATTAACAG ATGATGGCAAAGTGCTCTCATGGGGCCATGGTGGACAAGGTCAGTTGGGCCATGGATCTATCCAGAATCAGAAGATACCAGCAGTAGTTGAGGCTTTAGCTCAtgagaatattatatatatttcttgtgGGGGTTCCTCATCAGCAGCTGTGACGG GCTACAGGTTGTCTCCAGAATCAGATATTTCAGAT ataatggaaagttgtacatgTGGGGAAATGCTAATGATTCTCAATTGGGAATTCCTGGGCTACCACCGGTTCAATCATGCCCTGTTGAAGTCAACTTTTTAA
- the LOC100808855 gene encoding RCC1 domain-containing protein RUG3, mitochondrial isoform X1 has product MVMPLLRHRLATLTHRLRHSSAAAATPKPPILYTADTTADATATLQVLSWGKGASGQLGGGVEETRLYPSPVANLAVPKSSFALSQTPGRRRLLPSPPKRALEVGLSCGLFHSSLIVDGALWIWGKGDGGRLGFGHENPLFVPTLNPHLDNLLSVALGGLHSVALTSDGEVFTWGYGGFGALGHSVYHRELFPRLVKGSWEGTIKHIATSGTHTAAITESGELYIWGRDEGDGRLGLGPGRGPDHAGGLSIPSKVKELPYPIAAVSCGGFFTMALTVDGQLWNWGANSNYELGRGDKIGGWKPRPVPSLENVKIIQLASGGYHSLALTDDGKVLSWGHGGQGQLGHGSIQNQKIPAVVEALAHENIIYISCGGSSSAAVTDNGKLYMWGNANDSQLGIPGLPPVQSCPVEVNFLMEDDGLGPHKVLSVAIGASHAMCLALRESS; this is encoded by the exons ATGGTGATGCCACTCCTCCGCCACCGCCTAGCCACTCTCACTCACCGCTTACGCCACTcctccgccgccgccgccaccCCGAAACCCCCCATCCTCTACACCGCCGACACAACCGCCGACGCCACCGCCACCCTCCAAGTCCTCTCGTGGGGCAAAGGCGCCTCCGGCCAGCTCGGCGGAGGCGTCGAGGAGACCCGCCTCTACCCTTCTCCGGTTGCCAACCTCGCCGTCCCCAAATCCTCCTTCGCCCTCTCCCAAACCCCTGGCCGCCGCCGCCTCCTCCCAAGCCCACCGAAGCGGGCCCTTGAAGTGGGCCTCTCTTGTGGGCTTTTCCACTCCTCCCTGATCGTCGATGGGGCCCTCTGGATTTGGGGCAAAGGCGACGGCGGAAGATTGGGCTTCGGCCACGAAAACCCCTTGTTCGTTCCCACACTGAACCCTCACCTCGATAACCTCCTCTCCGTCGCACTCGGCGGCTTGCATTCCGTCGCGCTTACCTCGGACGGCGAGGTCTTTACGTG GGGTTATGGTGGTTTTGGTGCACTTGGGCACTCAGTATATCATAGAGAGCTATTTCCTAGGTTGGTAAAAGGCTCCTGGGAGGGAACTATAAAACACATTGCTACCAGTGGAACACATACTGCAGCAATCACAGAATCAG GGGAGCTTTATATCTGGGGTCGAGATGAAGGGGATGGCCGATTGGGCCTTGGTCCTGGTCGGGGCCCAGATCATGCAGGTGGACTTAGTATCCCTTCCAAAGTAAAAGAGTTACCTTACCCTATTGCTGCTGTATCCTGTGGGGGATTTTTCACAATGGCATTGACAGTGGATGGACAATTATGGAACTGGGGAG CCAATTCCAACTATGAACTTGGGAGAGGTGATAAGATTGGTGGTTGGAAACCAAGACCAGTACCCAGCCTTgagaatgttaaaataattcaattagcAAGTGGTGGATATCACTCCCTTGCATTAACAG ATGATGGCAAAGTGCTCTCATGGGGCCATGGTGGACAAGGTCAGTTGGGCCATGGATCTATCCAGAATCAGAAGATACCAGCAGTAGTTGAGGCTTTAGCTCAtgagaatattatatatatttcttgtgGGGGTTCCTCATCAGCAGCTGTGACGG ataatggaaagttgtacatgTGGGGAAATGCTAATGATTCTCAATTGGGAATTCCTGGGCTACCACCGGTTCAATCATGCCCTGTTGAAGTCAACTTTTTAATGGAAGATGATGGATTAGGACCTCACAAAGTTTTATCAGTTGCAATTGGTGCATCACATGCCATGTGTTTAGCTTTGAGGGAGAGTAGTTGA